The Pirellulales bacterium genome includes the window CAGAATCTTGATGTCCAGCAAATGGTTTATTTTCAAGAACGAAAGTGAACGCCTCGGCCCATTCACCGCGCAGCAGCTTCGCGAGCTGGCCCAGAATGGGGAATTGCTGCCGGACGATCGCCTGTGGCGTGAGGGACTAGCAAAGCCTGCCCGCGCCGGCAGGGTACAGGGACTTTTTCCCGCCCCTGAACCGGTGAAGTCATTCCCGCCCCTGCCGTGGGAGACGGAGGAGCTCCCGACAAGCCCGAGCGAGGAAAGGCCGATACCGAACGAACTGGAAGATCGCCATCACGCCCCGCGCGGCGAAAGTCTGCAGCGCGGCAAAGAGTTCTTGGAACTGCAAGCAGCCAATCTGAAGCGAGGGCGGGAACTCTTTGGTTCGGCTGTTGGCGAAGCAAAGCGGTTGATGGCCGACGCGATTACGGAAGCCAATCGATCGATTGATGAGTCAGAGCAAATCACCCTGCGCGATAAGCTCGTGTTCGGGCGATCTTCCAAATACTGCGACTGGCTCATCCCCCACCCAACGGTCGCTGTGCGTCACTTCGAGGTTTTGCGAAATGACGATGTGATTACCGTCCGTGACCTCGGCGCCGACAGCGGCACCTTTGTTAACGCCACGCGAATACCACCCAGCGAGTCGATGACCATTTCCGACGGCGATACGATCACCGCGGGCCCCTACGTCTTTCAACTAAACGGGGCGTCGCTGCGAACAATTTCCAAGGGGCAGCACGCGCACCTGGTGTGCATCAACCTCTCGAAAGACGTACTGTCGTCTGAGAATGGCGCATCGGTCCGAATACTGAACGATGTCACATTGGAAATCGTTCCCGGCGAGTTCGTTATCCTGCTTGGCCCCAGTGGCTCTGGCAAATCTACGCTGATGAACGCCTTGAGCGGACGGTCGCTGGCCACCAGCGGAGATGTATTGCTGAACGAGCAGCACCTTTATGTGAACTTCGATGCCCTGAAAAAACGGATGGCGATCGTACCGCAAAAAGATTTGCTGCACGAGCGACTGTCGCTAAAGACAGCCTTGTCCTTTACGGCCGACCTGCGATTGCCGCCTGACATCACAGCCGTCGAAAAAACTGAACTCGTCGATATGGCCATCAGCCAAGTGGAAATGGCTGATAAGGCGAATGCGCCGATCGTTACCTATAGCGGCGGGCAAGTCAAACGTGCCAGTCTGGCCAACGAGTTGCTATCCAAGCCGAGCTTGTTGTTCATTGACGAGGCGACATCCGGCCTGGATGAAAACAGCGACAAAGAGATTATGCGCATGCTGCGCAAGCTGGCGGATGATGGAAAGACGATCGTCTGCATCACGCACAACTTAGGCAATGTCCCGGAGTGCGCCCATGCAATCGTGGTGATGGCCAATGGAGGCCATCTTGCATTTGTAGGCACACCGCACGAGACGTTGCAGTACTTCTCGATCGTGGATCTAGGACAACTTTATCAACGACTTAAAGATAAATCAGGGCCCGAGTGGGCGGCGGCGTTCGTACACACACAACGGTTTGCAGACATGGCAGCCGCTGCGGAAAAGCGCTCGAATCTCGCAGGCCGCCCGGAAATCCGCCGCGACGTCGTAACCCCATTGCAAAAAGTGGGCGTTTGCGTCAGGCACGCGCGCACAACCGCCAGACGCAATATTGCGCTCCAGCTAAGCGACCGTCGGGCACTGTTGGTGGCTGTCGTGCAGCCGATTCTGGTGTCGTTTCTGATCGTCGTCGTGTTTGGCACATTAAAGCCAGATACGCAGCTGCGGCACGGACCACAAGTGCTGTTCCTGCTTGGCATCAGCGCTTTCTGGTTTGGATGCAACAATGCGGCGAAAGACATCGTCAAAGAGCGATCGCTGTTCGAGAAGGAGCGCAACGCGGGCTTGGACGCGATGGGATACTTGATGTCCAAGTTTCTGTTGCTCGCATTGTTCACAGCTGCGCAGTCTCTGCTGCTGCTATTGATCGTGAAACGCGGGACGGGTCTCGACGGAAGTCTCATTGCCTATGGAATCGGACTGTTTGTAACGGGGGCTTGTGGCGTATCTCTGGGGCTGGCGATATCGGCCATTTCATCCGACACAGAAGTGGCTGCGACCGCGGTGCCGCTGGCCATCATCCCGCAGGTCATACTCGCCGGAGGGATCCAACCGGTCGAGGGTATTGCGCAGTGGATCGCTGCCGTCGTCGCGCCGTGCTATTGGTGCTTTGGGATGCTGTCTAAAAGCTTCTTGAATACTCTTGCTATGACCCCTCAGCAGTCGATGTGGTCGCAGAGCAGTCCGCTGTTTAGCCTTCTTGTCCTTTGCGTGTTTACGACGCTCTATGCTTCCATCGCGGCCTCTTACCTGCTGGGCGTAAGAATAACGGAACTCGCCAAACCAGCTGAACTCGAGATGTGGATTCGATCCCTCACCGACCCAAATGGTTCAGCATCCGCGCGTATCAGGCCGGCCTCTCCGCTGGCTGCACGCTCGGCCAGTCACGACCAGGACGAACCGATATAAGAACGGAACGAGCAGGCCCGCCGCAACAATCGCCCACAAAGACGGCCGACCTGGGCTTGCGGTTAAATGCAGTGAGGCCGCTTACGACGGTGCCTGACCGGCGATTGCGATCACCACCATTCCGGCGAGACAAAGACCGACGCCCAAGATGTCCCAGCGCGTGGGCCGGATACCGTCGATCGTCCACAACCAGAGAATGGCCACAGTCACGTAAACACCGCCATACGCAGCGTAAATTCTGCCGGCGGCAGCCGGATGAAGCGTGAGCAACCAGGAAAAAACCGCCAGGCTCAGGGCCGCGGGCACAAGCAGCCAGGGCGACTTGCCTTTGTGGAGCCACAGATACGGCAGGTAGCAGCCGAGTATTTCGGCAACCGCCGTCACGGCGAACAGCGCGCCCGTCACGATGAGATTCATCCCGCTATCTTAACCAACGACGGTCATGCGGAAAGTCGCAGGCGATTGACCGATGGCTGAGTGCCGAAGACCGACGACCAAGTGGTAAACGTCTTTCCCGTTGCGGGAAGAGTTCGATGCCTTGCCCGCGGTTCAGACGTCCGATGACGATCGCGGTCCGCGTTGCAAAATCTTCCACACGACTTGCCCTTCCGAGCCATCGATCAGGGCGCCGACGCCGTTAGGGCGCGAGAAAGCCACTTGCTTTTGCTCCAGGCCGAACAGGTGCAACAGCGTGGCATGATAGTCATGATGGCTGACCGTGTCCTTGACGGCTTTGTGGCCGAGTTCGTCGGTTTCGCCGTGAACCGTCCCACCTTTTACGCCACCGCCGGCCAACCACATACTGAAGCCATAAGTGTTGTGATCTCGGCCGATGTTCTTCTCGTTTTCCACGACCGGCAGTCGGCCCATCTCGCCTCCCCAATGCACGAGCGTGGTGTCCAACAGTCCGCGCTGCTTCAGATCTTGCACCAGAGCGGCCGCGGGTTGATCGGTGCGACGACAGACCGTCGGCAGACCTTTCTCAATGCCGCCGTGGTGGTCCCACGCCTGGTCGGCCGTGTGAAGTTGCACGAAGCGCACGCCGCGTTCGACCAGTCGTCGGGCGATCAGGCAGCGCGTGCCGTACTCTTTTGTTTCCGGCACATCGATGCCATATAGCTTGTGTGTCTCGGCACTTTCCGCCGCAATGTCCAAAGCTTCCTTGGCGGCCCCCTGCATGCGCGCCGCGAGTTCGTAACTCTGAATCCGCGCCGCCAGATCTTGTTCGCGTGGATGCCGGGTCAAATGCTCGCGATTGAGATCTTCGAGGTAACTGAGAAAGCGTTTTTGCGCCGGGCCGCGCAATTGCGGTGGCGGATCAAGATTCAAAAACCGCGGCTCCGTAGGGCGGACCACGGTCCCTTGATACAATGACGGCAGCCAGCCGTTTTGCCAGTTGTCGACCCCCAGCACAGGGAGTCCGCCCGGGTCGGTCAAAACGACGAAAGCGGGCAAGTCCTGACATTCGGATCCCAGCGCGTAGGTGATCCACGAACCCAGTGCGGGGCGCCCCGCCGCGATTTGTCCGGAGTTGAGTGCCGCGATCGATTGCCCGTGGTTGTTGACATCGGTATGCATCGAGCGAATGAGGCAGATATCATCGACCACTCGACCCAAATGGGGCAATAGTTCGCTGAGCTCCATGCCGCATTGGCCGTGCTTCGAGAATTTCCAAGGACTGCCGAACAGCTTGGTGCTGGCTTCGGCGACATTGTCGTACTTGATATCGCCCGTGAAATTCTGCAGGTGCCGC containing:
- a CDS encoding ATP-binding cassette domain-containing protein, which translates into the protein MSSKWFIFKNESERLGPFTAQQLRELAQNGELLPDDRLWREGLAKPARAGRVQGLFPAPEPVKSFPPLPWETEELPTSPSEERPIPNELEDRHHAPRGESLQRGKEFLELQAANLKRGRELFGSAVGEAKRLMADAITEANRSIDESEQITLRDKLVFGRSSKYCDWLIPHPTVAVRHFEVLRNDDVITVRDLGADSGTFVNATRIPPSESMTISDGDTITAGPYVFQLNGASLRTISKGQHAHLVCINLSKDVLSSENGASVRILNDVTLEIVPGEFVILLGPSGSGKSTLMNALSGRSLATSGDVLLNEQHLYVNFDALKKRMAIVPQKDLLHERLSLKTALSFTADLRLPPDITAVEKTELVDMAISQVEMADKANAPIVTYSGGQVKRASLANELLSKPSLLFIDEATSGLDENSDKEIMRMLRKLADDGKTIVCITHNLGNVPECAHAIVVMANGGHLAFVGTPHETLQYFSIVDLGQLYQRLKDKSGPEWAAAFVHTQRFADMAAAAEKRSNLAGRPEIRRDVVTPLQKVGVCVRHARTTARRNIALQLSDRRALLVAVVQPILVSFLIVVVFGTLKPDTQLRHGPQVLFLLGISAFWFGCNNAAKDIVKERSLFEKERNAGLDAMGYLMSKFLLLALFTAAQSLLLLLIVKRGTGLDGSLIAYGIGLFVTGACGVSLGLAISAISSDTEVAATAVPLAIIPQVILAGGIQPVEGIAQWIAAVVAPCYWCFGMLSKSFLNTLAMTPQQSMWSQSSPLFSLLVLCVFTTLYASIAASYLLGVRITELAKPAELEMWIRSLTDPNGSASARIRPASPLAARSASHDQDEPI
- a CDS encoding YnfA family protein, with protein sequence MNLIVTGALFAVTAVAEILGCYLPYLWLHKGKSPWLLVPAALSLAVFSWLLTLHPAAAGRIYAAYGGVYVTVAILWLWTIDGIRPTRWDILGVGLCLAGMVVIAIAGQAPS
- a CDS encoding DUF1501 domain-containing protein, which produces MSHFTRRHFVKQQAFGLGGMAISWLLGQDALRASPAKPTLEPVTFDLKPRAPVHAPQAKAMISMFMQGGPSHIDLFDPKPELTRRHLQNFTGDIKYDNVAEASTKLFGSPWKFSKHGQCGMELSELLPHLGRVVDDICLIRSMHTDVNNHGQSIAALNSGQIAAGRPALGSWITYALGSECQDLPAFVVLTDPGGLPVLGVDNWQNGWLPSLYQGTVVRPTEPRFLNLDPPPQLRGPAQKRFLSYLEDLNREHLTRHPREQDLAARIQSYELAARMQGAAKEALDIAAESAETHKLYGIDVPETKEYGTRCLIARRLVERGVRFVQLHTADQAWDHHGGIEKGLPTVCRRTDQPAAALVQDLKQRGLLDTTLVHWGGEMGRLPVVENEKNIGRDHNTYGFSMWLAGGGVKGGTVHGETDELGHKAVKDTVSHHDYHATLLHLFGLEQKQVAFSRPNGVGALIDGSEGQVVWKILQRGPRSSSDV